Proteins from a single region of Ananas comosus cultivar F153 linkage group 3, ASM154086v1, whole genome shotgun sequence:
- the LOC109708319 gene encoding DNA replication ATP-dependent helicase/nuclease DNA2 isoform X1: MAPRKRSSSSSSSSSSSALRKANNQPSQPSKFGIQHFFERHSQAAASSSSSTSPAPSIRDPNPNPNPPLIHLSTADPPPPPPTVATNGEGTSSEISPEATKSAPPKRFRFSPGMLIKQSQDDGADEITWKISPVNERLCSLASKNQLGMARVLADVSRPKGSTFHPCSRKGNTSSLNGNIKVCLSTPKTTSEDRPLMSSRKTSIQYSEVCESRGSNCDAKNDGTVDLKSPFRTPPSLSYITNELVNGVTCNGGANQLALRQHKKALLELLDQVEDAIMEEQVPSDPRHHGENGGNEDKIREVPDFAEISANTSSKKLSDAPPYDTFLVLEVSEKHRSGDSPCGRYPVKVLRLLNEQRGEERALYLYDEWFYSLIGAGDTVNVVGEFNDQGKCIVNHTKNLVIVHPEILISGTRVASSFSCPRRVVLDERLKATEHSISALIGTLLHQIFQAGLLKGTPSKLFLEEYAGKVLQKNIESLYACGGNEKDMHTTLFEAIPRISNWLTCFSTAEDSKIATIDFGHCDGSKAVGITEVVDIEEMAWAPRYGLKGMIDASVCVKIKSDTGGSYERLMPLEFKTGKGTTGHSAMEHTAQVILYTLLMSESRYSKKDIDSGLLYYLHTDQTMGIKVERSDLVGLIMRRNELATDILKASNTQSFPPMLQSPTMCKGCRHLNICTVYHKAQGGNSESSGLGDAFDSLVNHLSSADFSFLKHWDRLIDLEAKASQVGKKGFLRPRSLNGESTSTSLSSIILDGRNEVSVDASGKSDRYIYHFVRQKLHHEANDGVDSPGPGVNNLDCALRSGDCVVLSTESGHILIAQGVISDISCHHVSVSLPRPLRLPGGDPSLEMKDLEQVVWRIDKDEVASSYAIMRFNLIQLFAQRPQSSLLRQLIVDLEAPRFDTGGLFSQDPAISYVRSEKSLNDDQRRSIQKILTAKDYALILGMPGTGKTFTMVHAVKALLIRGASILITSYTNAAIDNLLIKLKSQGIDFVRIGRHGAVHQDVRSHCFSAMEAQSVDYIKQRMKHIQIVGVTCLGINHPLLAKKKFDICIMDEAGQTTLPVSLGPLMLASKFVLVGDHYQLPPLVQSTEAQESGMGISLFWRLSEAHPQAISALQCQYRMSAGIMELSNALIYGNRLRCGSSEIADAKLKYSSNEPVALWLKEIMDPDRSAVFVDTDQLPAPEEKERKAVSNPTEAYIVSQVTVELLKRGITGDEIGIITPYNSQANIIRQLIDTSVEVHTIDKYQGRDKDCVIVSFVRSSKNVKACTSSLLGDWHRINVVLTRAKKKLIMVGSSKTLSGIPLLRLLLEKKLQVLSFSVALNFSALVKLMRGFT, encoded by the exons ATGGCTCCAAGAAAgcgctcctcgtcgtcgtcttcctcctcctcctcctccgccttaAGGAAGGCGAACAACCAACCTTCCCAACCCTCTAAGTTCGGCATCCAACACTTCTTCGAGCGCCACTCCCAGGCcgcggcctcctcctcctcctccacctcccctGCTCCTTCAATCCGtgaccctaaccctaatcctaacccTCCTCTCATCCATCTTTCCACCGccgatcctccgccgcctccgcccacTGTTGCAACGAACGGAGAAGGGACCTCGTCCGAGATCTCGCCAGAGGCCACCAAATCGGCCCCTCCCAAGAGATTCAGATTCTCCCCCGGGATG CTCATAAAGCAGAGCCAGGATGATGGGGCTGATGAGATCACGTGGAAGATCTCCCCTGTGAATGAACGGCTCTGTTCGCTCGCTTCCAAGAATCAGCTGGGGATGGCGAGAGTCCTCGCAGATGTGTCAAGGCCGAAAGGCTCTACGTTTCACCCATGCTCTCGGAAGGGG AACACTTCTTCCCTGAACGGAAATATCAAAGTCTGCCTCTCTACGCCAAAAACAACATCAGAGGATAGGCCTTTGATGTCATCAAGAAAAACCTCTATTCAGTATTCAGAGGTTTGCGAGAGCCGAGGGAGTAATTGTGATGCGAAGAATGATGGCACGGTAGACTTGAAGAGCCCGTTTAGGACTCCCCCCTCCTTATCTTATATTACGAATGAG TTAGTTAACGGGGTCACCTGCAATGGAGGAGCGAACCAGTTGGCTCTTCGTCAACACAAAAAG GCATTGCTTGAGCTACTGGATCAAGTGGAAGATGCAATTATGGAAGAACAAGTGCCCAGCGATCCAAGGCATCATGGAGAGAATGGTGGTAATGAGGACAAGATAAGGGAAGTGCCTGATTTTGCTGAAATAAGTGCTAATACTTCATCTAAGAAGCTCAGTGATGCTCCTCCATATGATACATTTCTTGTTTTAGAG GTATCAGAAAAACATAGGAGTGGAGATTCACCATGTGGCCGTTATCCTGTTAAG gTACTGCGTTTATTAAATGAACAGCGTGGGGAAGAGCGGGCTCTTTATTTATACGATGAGTG GTTCTACAGCCTTATTGGGGCTGGTGATACTGTGAATGTCGTTGGAGAATTTAATGACCAAGGAAAATGCATTGTCAATCATACTAAAAATCTTGTCATTGTTCATCCAGAGATTCTTATATCTGGAACACGG GTTGCTTCTAGCTTCAGTTGTCCTAGAAGAGTTGTCCTTGATGAGAGATTAAAAGCAACAGAACATTCAATCAGTGCTTTGATTGGTACCTTGCTGCATCAAATCTTTCAG GCTGGGCTTCTTAAGGGTACGCCTTCGAAACTATTTCTAGAAGAGTATGCAGGAAAAGTGCTTCAGAAAAACATTGAGAGTTTATATGCATGTGGAG GAAATGAGAAAGACATGCATACAACTCTTTTTGAAGCAATTCCTCGAATATCAAACTGGTTGACATGCTTTAGCACGGCAGAG GACTCCAAAATTGCAACTATTGATTTTGGGCATTGTGACGGATCAAAGGCTGTTGGGATAACTGAG GTTGTTGATATTGAAGAGATGGCATGGGCTCCAAGATATGGCTTAAAAGGAATGATTGATGCTTCAGTTTGTGTCAAGATCAAGTCAGACACTGGTGGTTCATATGAGAGACTGATGCCGTTGGAGTTTAAGACTGGAAAAGGAACTACTGGTCAT TCTGCGATGGAACACACAGCCCAGGTCATATTGTACACTCTTCTAATGTCTGAAAG CAGATACTCGAAGAAAGATATTGACTCAGGTCTTCTGTATTACCTTCACACAGATCAAACAATG GGTATCAAAGTTGAGAGATCTGATTTGGTTGGGTTAATAATGCGCCGAAATGAGCTTGCAACTGATATATTGAAGGCATCAAATACACAAAGTTTTCCTCCAATGCTACAG AGTCCAACAATGTGCAAAGGTTGTCGCCACCTAAATATCTGCACAGTGTATCACAAG GCACAGGGAGGCAACAGTGAGAGCAGTGGCCTTGGTGATGCTTTTGATAGCCTTGTTAATCACTTATCTAGTGCTGACTTTAGTTTTCTCAAACATTGGGATCGATTAATTGATCTGGAAGCTAAAGCATCTCAG GTTGGAAAAAAAGGGTTCTTGCGACCACGTAGTTTAAATGGCGAGAGCACCAGCACCAGCTTGTCTTCCATCATCCTTGATGGTAGGAATGAGGTATCAGTAGATGCATCTGGTAAAAGTGACaggtatatatatcattttgtgCGTCAAAAGTTGCACCATGAAGCAAATGATGGGGTGGATTCTCCTGGACCTGGAGTGAACAACCTGGATTGCGCCCTTCGTTCTGGAGATTGTGTG GTACTTAGCACGGAATCTGGGCATATTTTAATTGCTCAAGGGGTCATAAGTGACATTAGTTGCCATCACGTATCA GTATCTTTACCCCGTCCTCTAAGGCTTCCAGGAGGTGATCCTTCATTAGAGATGAAAGATCTCGAACAAGTAGTCTGGCGGATCGACAAAGATGAAGTAGCTTCCTCATATGCAATTATGAG GTTCAATCTCATACAACTGTTTGCTCAAAGGCCACAGAGTTCTCTTTTACGGCAGTTGATCGTTGATCTCGAG GCTCCCAGGTTTGATACTGGTGGACTCTTTAGTCAAGACCCTGCAATATCATATGTAAGATCAGAAAAGAGTCTAAATGATGACCAGCGGAGATCAATCCAGAAA ATACTGACGGCAAAAGATTATGCTCTTATCCTAGGGATGCCTGGAACAGGAAAAACATTTACCATGGTGCATGCTGTAAAGGCATTGTTGATAAGAGGAGCTTCCATTTTAATTACATCATATACTAATGCTGCCATTGATAATTTACTTATTAAATTGAAATCTCAG GGTATTGATTTTGTGCGTATTGGAAGGCATGGAGCCGTGCACCAAGATGTTCGTTCTCATTGCTTTTCAG CAATGGAGGCACAATCTGTAGATTACATTAAACAGCGGATGAAACACATACAAATTGTTGGGGTAACTTGCCTGGGAATTAATCATCCCTTGCTAGCTAAAAAGAAGTTTGACATCTGCATTATGGATGAGGCTGGACAAACCACATTACCA GTGTCACTAGGGCCGTTAATGCTTGCATCAAAGTTTGTTCTAGTTGGTGACCATTACCAGCTTCCCCCGCTTGTTCAG AGCACCGAAGCTCAGGAGAGTGGAATGGGCATAAGCTTATTTTGGAGATTATCTGAAGCACATCCTCAGGCCATTTCAGCCTTGCAATGCCAG TACCGGATGAGTGCTGGTATTATGGAGTTATCGAATGCACTAATTTATGGAAATAGATTGCGTTGTGGGTCTTCTGAAATTGCAGATGCCAAACTGAAATATTCGAGCAATGAACCTGTGGCCTTATGGCTAAAGGAG ATTATGGATCCTGACAGATCTGCTGTCTTTGTGGACACAG ACCAATTGCCTGCTCCTGAGGAAAAAGAGCGTAAAGCTGTGAGCAATCCTACTGAAGCATATATTGTATCGCAG GTCACCGTTGAATTACTGAAGAGAGGCATTACTGGAGATGAAATTGGTATAATCACCCCGTACAACTCACAGGCCAACATCATAAGGCAACTGATTGATACTTCTGTTGAAGTTCATACGATTGACAAATACCAG GGAAGGGATAAAGATTGTGTCATAGTATCATTTGTACGATCTAGTAAGAATGTGAAAGCTTGCACATCATCCTTGCTTGGAGATTGGCACAGGATCAATGTTGTCCTTACACGCGCAAAA AAGAAGCTTATTATGGTTGGTTCTAGCAAAACTTTATCAGGAATTCCATTGCTGAGGCTTCTACTTGAGAAG AAGCTCCAAGTTCTTTCCTTTTCAGTAGCCTTGAACTTCAGTGCTCTGGTCAAACTAATGCGAGGTTTTACATAG
- the LOC109708319 gene encoding DNA replication ATP-dependent helicase/nuclease DNA2 isoform X2: MAPRKRSSSSSSSSSSSALRKANNQPSQPSKFGIQHFFERHSQAAASSSSSTSPAPSIRDPNPNPNPPLIHLSTADPPPPPPTVATNGEGTSSEISPEATKSAPPKRFRFSPGMLIKQSQDDGADEITWKISPVNERLCSLASKNQLGMARVLADVSRPKGSTFHPCSRKGNTSSLNGNIKVCLSTPKTTSEDRPLMSSRKTSIQYSEVCESRGSNCDAKNDGTVDLKSPFRTPPSLSYITNELVNGVTCNGGANQLALRQHKKALLELLDQVEDAIMEEQVPSDPRHHGENGGNEDKIREVPDFAEISANTSSKKLSDAPPYDTFLVLEVSEKHRSGDSPCGRYPVKVLRLLNEQRGEERALYLYDEWFYSLIGAGDTVNVVGEFNDQGKCIVNHTKNLVIVHPEILISGTRVASSFSCPRRVVLDERLKATEHSISALIGTLLHQIFQAGLLKGTPSKLFLEEYAGKVLQKNIESLYACGGNEKDMHTTLFEAIPRISNWLTCFSTAEDSKIATIDFGHCDGSKAVGITEVVDIEEMAWAPRYGLKGMIDASVCVKIKSDTGGSYERLMPLEFKTGKGTTGHSAMEHTAQVILYTLLMSESRYSKKDIDSGLLYYLHTDQTMGIKVERSDLVGLIMRRNELATDILKASNTQSFPPMLQSPTMCKGCRHLNICTVYHKAQGGNSESSGLGDAFDSLVNHLSSADFSFLKHWDRLIDLEAKASQVGKKGFLRPRSLNGESTSTSLSSIILDGRNEVSVDASGKSDRYIYHFVRQKLHHEANDGVDSPGPGVNNLDCALRSGDCVVLSTESGHILIAQGVISDISCHHVSVSLPRPLRLPGGDPSLEMKDLEQVVWRIDKDEVASSYAIMRFNLIQLFAQRPQSSLLRQLIVDLEAPRFDTGGLFSQDPAISYVRSEKSLNDDQRRSIQKILTAKDYALILGMPGTGKTFTMVHAVKALLIRGASILITSYTNAAIDNLLIKLKSQGIDFVRIGRHGAVHQDVRSHCFSAMEAQSVDYIKQRMKHIQIVGVTCLGINHPLLAKKKFDICIMDEAGQTTLPVSLGPLMLASKFVLVGDHYQLPPLVQSTEAQESGMGISLFWRLSEAHPQAISALQCQYRMSAGIMELSNALIYGNRLRCGSSEIADAKLKYSSNEPVALWLKEIMDPDRSAVFVDTDQLPAPEEKERKAVSNPTEAYIVSQVTVELLKRGITGDEIGIITPYNSQANIIRQLIDTSVEVHTIDKYQGRDKDCVIVSFVRSSKNVKACTSSLLGDWHRINVVLTRAKKKLIMVGSSKTLSGIPLLRLLLEKGTK; encoded by the exons ATGGCTCCAAGAAAgcgctcctcgtcgtcgtcttcctcctcctcctcctccgccttaAGGAAGGCGAACAACCAACCTTCCCAACCCTCTAAGTTCGGCATCCAACACTTCTTCGAGCGCCACTCCCAGGCcgcggcctcctcctcctcctccacctcccctGCTCCTTCAATCCGtgaccctaaccctaatcctaacccTCCTCTCATCCATCTTTCCACCGccgatcctccgccgcctccgcccacTGTTGCAACGAACGGAGAAGGGACCTCGTCCGAGATCTCGCCAGAGGCCACCAAATCGGCCCCTCCCAAGAGATTCAGATTCTCCCCCGGGATG CTCATAAAGCAGAGCCAGGATGATGGGGCTGATGAGATCACGTGGAAGATCTCCCCTGTGAATGAACGGCTCTGTTCGCTCGCTTCCAAGAATCAGCTGGGGATGGCGAGAGTCCTCGCAGATGTGTCAAGGCCGAAAGGCTCTACGTTTCACCCATGCTCTCGGAAGGGG AACACTTCTTCCCTGAACGGAAATATCAAAGTCTGCCTCTCTACGCCAAAAACAACATCAGAGGATAGGCCTTTGATGTCATCAAGAAAAACCTCTATTCAGTATTCAGAGGTTTGCGAGAGCCGAGGGAGTAATTGTGATGCGAAGAATGATGGCACGGTAGACTTGAAGAGCCCGTTTAGGACTCCCCCCTCCTTATCTTATATTACGAATGAG TTAGTTAACGGGGTCACCTGCAATGGAGGAGCGAACCAGTTGGCTCTTCGTCAACACAAAAAG GCATTGCTTGAGCTACTGGATCAAGTGGAAGATGCAATTATGGAAGAACAAGTGCCCAGCGATCCAAGGCATCATGGAGAGAATGGTGGTAATGAGGACAAGATAAGGGAAGTGCCTGATTTTGCTGAAATAAGTGCTAATACTTCATCTAAGAAGCTCAGTGATGCTCCTCCATATGATACATTTCTTGTTTTAGAG GTATCAGAAAAACATAGGAGTGGAGATTCACCATGTGGCCGTTATCCTGTTAAG gTACTGCGTTTATTAAATGAACAGCGTGGGGAAGAGCGGGCTCTTTATTTATACGATGAGTG GTTCTACAGCCTTATTGGGGCTGGTGATACTGTGAATGTCGTTGGAGAATTTAATGACCAAGGAAAATGCATTGTCAATCATACTAAAAATCTTGTCATTGTTCATCCAGAGATTCTTATATCTGGAACACGG GTTGCTTCTAGCTTCAGTTGTCCTAGAAGAGTTGTCCTTGATGAGAGATTAAAAGCAACAGAACATTCAATCAGTGCTTTGATTGGTACCTTGCTGCATCAAATCTTTCAG GCTGGGCTTCTTAAGGGTACGCCTTCGAAACTATTTCTAGAAGAGTATGCAGGAAAAGTGCTTCAGAAAAACATTGAGAGTTTATATGCATGTGGAG GAAATGAGAAAGACATGCATACAACTCTTTTTGAAGCAATTCCTCGAATATCAAACTGGTTGACATGCTTTAGCACGGCAGAG GACTCCAAAATTGCAACTATTGATTTTGGGCATTGTGACGGATCAAAGGCTGTTGGGATAACTGAG GTTGTTGATATTGAAGAGATGGCATGGGCTCCAAGATATGGCTTAAAAGGAATGATTGATGCTTCAGTTTGTGTCAAGATCAAGTCAGACACTGGTGGTTCATATGAGAGACTGATGCCGTTGGAGTTTAAGACTGGAAAAGGAACTACTGGTCAT TCTGCGATGGAACACACAGCCCAGGTCATATTGTACACTCTTCTAATGTCTGAAAG CAGATACTCGAAGAAAGATATTGACTCAGGTCTTCTGTATTACCTTCACACAGATCAAACAATG GGTATCAAAGTTGAGAGATCTGATTTGGTTGGGTTAATAATGCGCCGAAATGAGCTTGCAACTGATATATTGAAGGCATCAAATACACAAAGTTTTCCTCCAATGCTACAG AGTCCAACAATGTGCAAAGGTTGTCGCCACCTAAATATCTGCACAGTGTATCACAAG GCACAGGGAGGCAACAGTGAGAGCAGTGGCCTTGGTGATGCTTTTGATAGCCTTGTTAATCACTTATCTAGTGCTGACTTTAGTTTTCTCAAACATTGGGATCGATTAATTGATCTGGAAGCTAAAGCATCTCAG GTTGGAAAAAAAGGGTTCTTGCGACCACGTAGTTTAAATGGCGAGAGCACCAGCACCAGCTTGTCTTCCATCATCCTTGATGGTAGGAATGAGGTATCAGTAGATGCATCTGGTAAAAGTGACaggtatatatatcattttgtgCGTCAAAAGTTGCACCATGAAGCAAATGATGGGGTGGATTCTCCTGGACCTGGAGTGAACAACCTGGATTGCGCCCTTCGTTCTGGAGATTGTGTG GTACTTAGCACGGAATCTGGGCATATTTTAATTGCTCAAGGGGTCATAAGTGACATTAGTTGCCATCACGTATCA GTATCTTTACCCCGTCCTCTAAGGCTTCCAGGAGGTGATCCTTCATTAGAGATGAAAGATCTCGAACAAGTAGTCTGGCGGATCGACAAAGATGAAGTAGCTTCCTCATATGCAATTATGAG GTTCAATCTCATACAACTGTTTGCTCAAAGGCCACAGAGTTCTCTTTTACGGCAGTTGATCGTTGATCTCGAG GCTCCCAGGTTTGATACTGGTGGACTCTTTAGTCAAGACCCTGCAATATCATATGTAAGATCAGAAAAGAGTCTAAATGATGACCAGCGGAGATCAATCCAGAAA ATACTGACGGCAAAAGATTATGCTCTTATCCTAGGGATGCCTGGAACAGGAAAAACATTTACCATGGTGCATGCTGTAAAGGCATTGTTGATAAGAGGAGCTTCCATTTTAATTACATCATATACTAATGCTGCCATTGATAATTTACTTATTAAATTGAAATCTCAG GGTATTGATTTTGTGCGTATTGGAAGGCATGGAGCCGTGCACCAAGATGTTCGTTCTCATTGCTTTTCAG CAATGGAGGCACAATCTGTAGATTACATTAAACAGCGGATGAAACACATACAAATTGTTGGGGTAACTTGCCTGGGAATTAATCATCCCTTGCTAGCTAAAAAGAAGTTTGACATCTGCATTATGGATGAGGCTGGACAAACCACATTACCA GTGTCACTAGGGCCGTTAATGCTTGCATCAAAGTTTGTTCTAGTTGGTGACCATTACCAGCTTCCCCCGCTTGTTCAG AGCACCGAAGCTCAGGAGAGTGGAATGGGCATAAGCTTATTTTGGAGATTATCTGAAGCACATCCTCAGGCCATTTCAGCCTTGCAATGCCAG TACCGGATGAGTGCTGGTATTATGGAGTTATCGAATGCACTAATTTATGGAAATAGATTGCGTTGTGGGTCTTCTGAAATTGCAGATGCCAAACTGAAATATTCGAGCAATGAACCTGTGGCCTTATGGCTAAAGGAG ATTATGGATCCTGACAGATCTGCTGTCTTTGTGGACACAG ACCAATTGCCTGCTCCTGAGGAAAAAGAGCGTAAAGCTGTGAGCAATCCTACTGAAGCATATATTGTATCGCAG GTCACCGTTGAATTACTGAAGAGAGGCATTACTGGAGATGAAATTGGTATAATCACCCCGTACAACTCACAGGCCAACATCATAAGGCAACTGATTGATACTTCTGTTGAAGTTCATACGATTGACAAATACCAG GGAAGGGATAAAGATTGTGTCATAGTATCATTTGTACGATCTAGTAAGAATGTGAAAGCTTGCACATCATCCTTGCTTGGAGATTGGCACAGGATCAATGTTGTCCTTACACGCGCAAAA AAGAAGCTTATTATGGTTGGTTCTAGCAAAACTTTATCAGGAATTCCATTGCTGAGGCTTCTACTTGAGAAG GGAACTAAATGA